The DNA sequence TTCATTAAAGGCCTGGTTGGTCTCCGCTTTACTATTGTTAATTTGTTCTAAGGCTTCAATTGTTTTTATTTCTTCTTCGGTAAGTTTTTTTTCGGGTTCTAATTCATAATAACTTTCTGAAATAAATTCATCATGTTGTTTAAGGTTTAAATTAAACACAGCCATAACCACAGTTCCTGAAAGAAAGAAGGTAATGAGTAAAGCTTTATGTTGATCTGTTAGGTGCAAATAGATAACAATTCATATAATTTATATACCGAATATACGTAAAAATATGACATTTAGTTTTTTAGCCTGCTTATAAATTCTTCAACAGTTACAGCATTTTCAACATTAAAATGTCCTATTTTGGTTCTTCGCAGCGCAGATAAATGAGCGCCAGAATTCATTGCTTTTCCAAAATCATTAGCCAAAGAACGGATGTAGGTGCCTTTGCTGCAAACTACTCTAAATGTTATGTTTATTGTGTTGGTATTGGGTGTAGATGATATGTGATTAATGTTTGTGATTTCAAATTCTGAAATAGTTACTATTCGGGGTTTTACCTCAACAGTCTCTCCTGCTCTGGCAAATTCATAGAGTCGTTTACCATCCTTTTTTATCGCTGAAAATATAGGTGGAAATTGCTGAATATCACCTAAAAACTGAGAGGTGGTTTTAAAAATTAAATCATCAGTAATATGCTTGATTGGAAAGGTTTCATTAATTTCTGTTTCCAAATCAAAAGATGGTGTTGTTGCCCCTAAAACAATAGTTCCTGTATATTCTTTTACCTGTGCTTGAAAGGTGTCAATTTGTTTTGTCATTTTCCCAGTACATAGTACTAATAAGCCAGTTGCTAATGGATCTAAAGTACCCGCATGGCCCACCTTTATTTTTTTAATATTGAAATTTTGACGTATTTCCCAACGCAATTTGTTAACAACCTGAAATGAGGTCCAATGCAATGGTTTATCAATTAATAATACTTGACCAGATAAATAATCTTCTTTAGAAACCATGCTACTAAGTATTTAATAATGAAAATACAATAGCAATAAGGCCAACAATAATACAGTAAATGGCAAAATAAGTTAGCTTGCTTTTTTTAACTAATGCAATCATCCAAGTGCATGCAAATAAACCTGCCACAAAAGCAGACACAAAACCAATGGAAAGAGTAGTAAAATCATGATTACTGTTAGATAAATTGCCACTTAATATGTCTTTAGCAATTTTTCCAAAGATTAATGGAACCACCATTAAAAAAGAAAAACGCGCAGCTTTGTTTTTGTCATTTCCCAATAATACGGAGGTTGAAATGGTAGCTCCCGAACGAGAAATACCCGGTAACATAGCAATGGCTTGTGAGACTCCAATAACAAAAGCATTTTTAAAGGACACCTTTTTGTCGGTATCCTTAGCTTTATCTGCAAGAAACAACAAAACAGCTGTAACGATAAGCATGCAGCCTACCAATAAAACATTGCCACCAAATAATGCTTCTAACTGTTCTTCAAAAAATAAACCGACTATGACTGCTGGAATCATTGAAATAGCAATTTTTGAAATGAATTGTAAATCGTCATTCCATTCAAATTTAAGAGCACCTTTTGTAAGGTTTAAAATATCTTTTCTAAAAACCACAATGGTGCTCAAAGCAGTTGCAAAATGCAGTACTACAGTAAAGAGTAAGCTTTCTTCAGGAACAGAATTATCGCCAAGAATGGCTTTTCCTAATTCTAAATGTCCACTTGATGAAACTGGTAAAAACTCGGTAAGTCCTTGGATTATGCCGAGAATGATAGCGTCTATTATTTCCATGGGGTAAAAATATTAAAATACTAACACAAATGCTTACTATCAATTAAATTATAAAATGTTATTTTAGAAAAGATAAATAGACTCAAATTGAATTGATGAAAATTGTAATAGCTCCCGATAAATTTAAAAACTCTTTGACTGGTTTGGAGTTTTGCAATGCAGTTGAAGCAGGTATAAAGTCTATAAAACCCAGTACAGATATAGTTAAGTTACCATTGGCTGATGGTGGTGATGGCACAATGGAGGTTGTTAATTATTATCTAAAAGGTCATAAGGTTAAAGTGCTTGTAAATAATCCTTTTTTTCAGCCTCTTGTTGCTACTTATTTGTATTCAAAAGTCACAAAAACAGCATGCATAGAAATGGCAGAAGCCTCAGGTTTAAAATTATTAACAGAGGGCCAATTTGATTGTAAGAATGCTACAACGTTAGGCACTGGAGAAATGATTTTGGATGCTATTAATAAAGGTGCAACCAAAATTATTTTAGGGATTGGTGGTAGTGCTACCAATGATTGTGGTATAGGTATGGCAAAGGCTTTGGGGTATCGTTTTTTGGATAAAAAAAATAGAGAAGTTAAGCCTATTGGTGCTAACTTGTCAAAAATAGTAGCTATAGATGTTAGTCATGTAAACACAAAACTAATGGAGGTTGATTTTAAAATAGCTTGTGATGTTAGCAATCCATTGTTTGGTAAAAACGGCGCTGCTTATACATATGGTTCTCAAAAAGGCGCCACTGAAACAGATATAAAAATGTTGGACAAAGGGTTGCAAAATTTTTCTAAAATCATAGAAGCTGTTTTTAATGTGGATCCACAATCAACTAAAGGGGCAGGTGCCGCTGGTGGTATGGGCATTGCCGCAAAAGTGTTTTTAAATGCTTGTATAGTGCCAGGCGTTCAGCTGATAAAAAAAATAGCAAATTTTGACTCTAAAATTGAAAATGCAGATTGGATCATTACGGGCGAAGGGAAGTTGGATTCTCAAACATTTTCGGGTAAAACAATAGCTGGCGTAATTGCATCAGCTAAAGCGAAAAAAATAAAATTAGCTGCATTTTGTGGTATTGTAGATTTAGAAAAAAACGATGTTAAAAATTTTGGAATTCATTATGCTGATGCAGTATATAATTATACTAAAAGCTTAAAAGATGCCATGGAGAATGGATATCATTATGTACAGAAAATAGCAATGACTTTTGCAAAAAATAGTTTGTGATAATTTTTTTACAGATTGGGAGTGGTTCCTGTAATCAAAAATAATACAATGTCATTCATTCATAAAAGGACTTGAATTACTCAACATTAATTAATTATACTAAATCAATA is a window from the Pseudalgibacter alginicilyticus genome containing:
- the truB gene encoding tRNA pseudouridine(55) synthase TruB, translating into MVSKEDYLSGQVLLIDKPLHWTSFQVVNKLRWEIRQNFNIKKIKVGHAGTLDPLATGLLVLCTGKMTKQIDTFQAQVKEYTGTIVLGATTPSFDLETEINETFPIKHITDDLIFKTTSQFLGDIQQFPPIFSAIKKDGKRLYEFARAGETVEVKPRIVTISEFEITNINHISSTPNTNTINITFRVVCSKGTYIRSLANDFGKAMNSGAHLSALRRTKIGHFNVENAVTVEEFISRLKN
- the uppP gene encoding undecaprenyl-diphosphatase UppP, which gives rise to MEIIDAIILGIIQGLTEFLPVSSSGHLELGKAILGDNSVPEESLLFTVVLHFATALSTIVVFRKDILNLTKGALKFEWNDDLQFISKIAISMIPAVIVGLFFEEQLEALFGGNVLLVGCMLIVTAVLLFLADKAKDTDKKVSFKNAFVIGVSQAIAMLPGISRSGATISTSVLLGNDKNKAARFSFLMVVPLIFGKIAKDILSGNLSNSNHDFTTLSIGFVSAFVAGLFACTWMIALVKKSKLTYFAIYCIIVGLIAIVFSLLNT
- a CDS encoding glycerate kinase, which gives rise to MKIVIAPDKFKNSLTGLEFCNAVEAGIKSIKPSTDIVKLPLADGGDGTMEVVNYYLKGHKVKVLVNNPFFQPLVATYLYSKVTKTACIEMAEASGLKLLTEGQFDCKNATTLGTGEMILDAINKGATKIILGIGGSATNDCGIGMAKALGYRFLDKKNREVKPIGANLSKIVAIDVSHVNTKLMEVDFKIACDVSNPLFGKNGAAYTYGSQKGATETDIKMLDKGLQNFSKIIEAVFNVDPQSTKGAGAAGGMGIAAKVFLNACIVPGVQLIKKIANFDSKIENADWIITGEGKLDSQTFSGKTIAGVIASAKAKKIKLAAFCGIVDLEKNDVKNFGIHYADAVYNYTKSLKDAMENGYHYVQKIAMTFAKNSL